One window from the genome of Desulfonatronum thiodismutans encodes:
- a CDS encoding CCA tRNA nucleotidyltransferase encodes MSRTASPPTPHPSLQNLLSGLQHASLPSDDIFLVGGGVRDLLLGRSLKDLDLACRDAQTVALGLSKALNACFVPLGRNHDPPSFRVVPRDADQTGTQPGSVFLDVTEIHGRNILEDLGRRDFTVNAMALPLGLLPNALASPMSEVPESTAWQRQLLDPHSGRLDAFQGLIRRTGPRSLVEDPLRILRGFRLRAQLGWTIEPATLDDMTRHAQALARISGERIRSELQLILECPGGGRLLAEMDRAGVLGVLFPELREMRGCGQNHFHHLDVFEHSLAAVGQCEALLAELSAVFGELEEPILAALHGWRLPWLKLAVLLHDIGKPGTKGRRSTKESTERITFYGHDALGATMAESIASRLRLSSAESKYVIGLIREHLHVGVLLRPEAKLKARLRWMRRLGPDLIPAILLCLADVRATLGPGSSLQEHQAQEARGVALIREYLEQTRTTFNVAPLINGHDLLAQGLSPGPLLGRTLRHLQEAQDAGEITTREEAVILAKRLLELEAMTDSHGL; translated from the coding sequence ATGTCCCGAACAGCTTCTCCCCCTACTCCCCATCCGTCGCTCCAAAACCTCCTGAGCGGCCTGCAACACGCCTCGTTGCCCTCGGACGATATATTTCTCGTGGGCGGCGGGGTCCGCGACCTGCTGCTGGGTCGTTCCCTGAAGGATCTGGACCTTGCATGCCGCGACGCCCAAACCGTCGCACTTGGGCTGTCCAAGGCTCTGAACGCCTGCTTCGTGCCTCTGGGCCGAAACCACGATCCGCCGAGTTTTCGAGTGGTCCCGCGAGATGCCGACCAAACCGGAACCCAGCCCGGCTCGGTCTTTCTGGACGTCACGGAAATCCACGGGCGGAACATTCTGGAAGACCTGGGGCGGCGGGACTTCACGGTCAACGCCATGGCCCTGCCCCTCGGCCTGCTTCCAAATGCTCTGGCTTCCCCGATGAGCGAGGTTCCCGAAAGCACCGCCTGGCAACGGCAATTGCTTGATCCGCATTCGGGCCGACTGGATGCTTTCCAAGGACTGATCCGCCGCACGGGGCCGCGAAGCCTGGTCGAAGATCCGCTGCGTATCCTGCGCGGATTCCGGCTGCGCGCGCAACTGGGCTGGACCATCGAACCGGCCACTCTGGACGACATGACGCGACACGCCCAGGCCCTGGCCAGGATATCCGGAGAACGGATTCGATCCGAGCTGCAACTAATTCTGGAATGTCCGGGGGGCGGGCGGTTGTTAGCGGAGATGGACCGGGCCGGAGTGCTGGGCGTTCTGTTTCCGGAGTTGCGGGAGATGCGCGGATGCGGCCAGAACCACTTCCACCATCTGGACGTGTTCGAGCACTCCCTGGCCGCGGTGGGTCAATGTGAAGCCCTGCTCGCGGAGCTTAGCGCCGTATTTGGCGAGCTTGAAGAGCCAATCCTCGCCGCATTGCATGGCTGGCGGCTGCCCTGGCTGAAACTGGCCGTGTTGCTGCACGACATCGGCAAGCCCGGAACAAAAGGACGCCGGTCCACCAAAGAGAGCACGGAGCGGATTACCTTTTACGGCCATGACGCCCTGGGAGCGACCATGGCCGAATCCATCGCCTCCCGGCTGCGGCTGTCATCCGCGGAGAGTAAATATGTCATCGGCTTGATCCGCGAGCACCTCCACGTAGGCGTTCTGCTGCGACCGGAAGCAAAGCTCAAGGCCCGGTTGCGCTGGATGCGCCGCCTCGGCCCGGACCTGATCCCGGCAATCCTGCTCTGCCTCGCCGACGTCCGCGCCACCCTCGGTCCGGGCAGCTCGCTTCAGGAGCACCAAGCCCAGGAAGCACGAGGCGTCGCCCTGATCCGGGAATACCTGGAGCAGACCAGGACGACCTTCAATGTCGCCCCCCTGATCAACGGCCACGACCTCCTGGCCCAAGGCCTGTCCCCCGGCCCGCTCCTGGGCCGGACCCTCAGGCATCTGCAAGAAGCCCAGGATGCCGGAGAGATTACGACCAGGGAAGAGGCCGTGATACTGGCAAAACGTCTTCTTGAGCTCGAAGCCATGACGGACTCGCATGGGCTTTAG
- the phoU gene encoding phosphate signaling complex protein PhoU yields the protein MQTRLPFHQELQRMHDHILVMAAATQESLEKAIKALTERDIEIAEEVIDEDKKINQLECQINEMALQMLALSQPVARDLRFIIGGNWIARNVERVGDQAVNIAERAILLTNRPPLPSAEMLLRIAEVSLDMYKSAIKAFRGHDEKMARYVCVSDEEVDELDVLILRKLIDNMISDTPSAESSVHAMLASHCFERVADLAVNISENVIFIDKGENIKHSCQKL from the coding sequence ATGCAAACCCGACTCCCTTTCCATCAAGAATTGCAACGAATGCACGACCACATTCTGGTCATGGCCGCCGCGACCCAGGAAAGCCTGGAAAAGGCCATCAAAGCGCTCACCGAGCGTGATATTGAAATTGCCGAGGAAGTGATCGACGAGGACAAGAAAATCAACCAACTGGAGTGCCAAATCAACGAGATGGCGCTCCAGATGCTCGCCCTTTCCCAGCCCGTGGCCAGGGACCTGCGCTTCATCATCGGCGGCAACTGGATCGCCAGAAACGTCGAACGGGTCGGCGATCAGGCCGTGAACATCGCGGAGCGGGCCATTCTCCTGACCAACCGCCCGCCGCTGCCCAGCGCGGAAATGCTCCTCCGCATCGCCGAGGTCAGCCTGGACATGTACAAGAGCGCCATCAAGGCCTTTCGCGGCCATGATGAAAAAATGGCCCGCTATGTCTGCGTTTCGGATGAAGAAGTGGACGAACTGGACGTGCTGATCCTGCGCAAACTCATCGACAACATGATCAGCGACACTCCTTCCGCGGAAAGCTCGGTGCACGCCATGCTGGCCTCCCACTGCTTCGAACGCGTGGCCGACCTAGCCGTGAACATTTCGGAAAACGTCATTTTCATCGACAAGGGCGAGAACATCAAACACAGTTGTCAGAAGCTCTAA
- the phoU gene encoding phosphate signaling complex protein PhoU: protein MTSFFLKRLDELKTSATNMAALCEKALEKAQRGYFERDTALAKEIMAGDEQINMLELEVDQSALRLLALDHPMAKDLRYIVGTLNIGLDLERVGDESYNIARRSLFLSSRPPLPYFPAMENLGRTAMEMLSGAISAYLNDNPDLALEICRMNEKASTDGVKAIKALIDYMVHEAPAIERCVHSIFIARSLERIADLSTNIAESVIFITQGVNIKAGCQR, encoded by the coding sequence ATGACCAGTTTTTTTCTCAAGCGCCTTGATGAACTCAAGACTTCGGCCACTAACATGGCAGCCCTTTGCGAAAAGGCCCTGGAAAAGGCTCAGCGCGGGTATTTCGAACGCGACACCGCCCTGGCCAAGGAAATAATGGCCGGGGACGAACAGATCAACATGTTGGAACTGGAAGTGGACCAGAGCGCCCTGAGACTGCTGGCCCTGGACCACCCCATGGCCAAGGACCTGCGGTACATCGTCGGGACCTTGAACATCGGGCTCGACCTGGAACGGGTCGGGGACGAATCCTATAACATTGCCAGGCGCTCGCTCTTTTTAAGCAGTCGCCCTCCTCTGCCCTATTTTCCGGCCATGGAAAACCTCGGACGCACGGCCATGGAGATGCTTTCCGGAGCCATTTCCGCCTATCTGAACGACAATCCCGACCTGGCCCTGGAAATCTGCCGGATGAACGAAAAGGCCTCCACCGACGGCGTCAAAGCCATCAAGGCCCTGATCGACTACATGGTCCACGAAGCCCCGGCCATCGAACGCTGCGTCCACTCCATCTTCATCGCCCGTTCCCTGGAGCGCATCGCCGACCTGTCCACGAACATCGCCGAGTCCGTCATCTTCATCACCCAGGGCGTCAACATCAAGGCCGGCTGCCAGCGCTGA
- a CDS encoding response regulator encodes MSQEKILIVEDEADILNLLEYHLRSAGYEVFSTTSGMEALQMVRHHQPDLVLLDLMLPGLDGFEVCRELKRDRTTSEVAVIMLTAKGEEVDKVVGLELGADDYVTKPFSPRELVLRVKAVLRRGRHDDAPNESFWEREGLRIEEDGHRVYVDGMDTDLTATEFKLLAELIHNEGKVLNRDQLLNNVWGYQFSGYSRTVDTHIRRLRQKLGPYAEWVETIRGVGYRFQR; translated from the coding sequence ATGAGCCAGGAAAAAATCCTCATTGTCGAAGATGAAGCGGATATCCTCAACCTGTTGGAATACCATCTCCGATCCGCGGGGTATGAGGTTTTCTCCACGACCAGCGGCATGGAGGCCTTGCAAATGGTCCGCCACCACCAGCCGGACTTGGTTTTGCTCGACTTGATGTTGCCAGGCCTGGACGGCTTCGAGGTCTGCCGGGAACTGAAGCGGGACCGGACCACCAGCGAGGTGGCCGTGATCATGCTCACGGCCAAGGGAGAGGAAGTGGATAAAGTCGTGGGGCTGGAACTAGGGGCCGATGATTACGTCACCAAACCGTTCAGCCCCAGGGAACTCGTCCTACGGGTCAAAGCCGTACTGCGGCGAGGCAGACACGACGACGCGCCGAATGAAAGCTTTTGGGAACGCGAAGGCTTGCGCATCGAAGAAGACGGACACCGCGTGTACGTGGACGGCATGGACACGGATCTCACGGCCACGGAATTTAAATTGCTCGCGGAACTGATCCACAACGAAGGCAAGGTGCTCAACCGCGATCAACTCCTGAACAATGTCTGGGGCTACCAGTTCAGCGGCTATTCCAGAACCGTGGACACCCACATTCGCCGACTGCGGCAAAAACTCGGTCCCTATGCCGAGTGGGTAGAAACCATTCGCGGCGTTGGCTACCGCTTTCAGCGATAA
- a CDS encoding Solitary outer membrane autotransporter beta-barrel domain, whose amino-acid sequence MKRLCALISLVMLLLAAAMVGATESLSPEEEAYLRGFSQDYFKITSSIFVSFTSQTGVTQGGFVFDGEAGDDFKMDVVKVPLRYYFAPPESRTRPFLKFSYGYARTSISYQSSALFPEDRDVKDRDRSRTHSISLTPGVKWEYLPGFFIEPTLGFAYSHIQYKYDYNTRFMRELVAQYPSLDRDLFNTTVDLYSISPGLRHEIDYPLGPGILGFDLQYAYVYAKPWRSKSKYADFTVHSGFLGTTLDYELPTGLTLWDKDLAIKPFLTRTDLFADFSEGMEMHHFYEFGLGFILNVGDFGNLFSRISLGGSYITGEGMRGWKFGINFI is encoded by the coding sequence ATGAAACGTCTTTGTGCTCTCATCTCCCTGGTGATGTTGCTCCTGGCGGCTGCCATGGTTGGCGCGACGGAAAGTCTTTCTCCGGAAGAGGAAGCGTATTTGCGCGGTTTCAGTCAGGACTACTTCAAGATCACCAGTTCGATATTCGTTTCTTTCACTTCGCAAACCGGCGTCACCCAGGGAGGGTTTGTTTTTGACGGCGAAGCCGGGGACGACTTCAAGATGGATGTGGTCAAGGTGCCGCTGAGGTACTACTTTGCTCCCCCGGAAAGCCGGACCCGACCATTTTTGAAATTCTCCTACGGCTACGCACGAACTTCCATTTCCTATCAATCTTCGGCTCTTTTTCCCGAAGACCGGGACGTCAAGGATCGAGATCGCAGCCGGACCCACAGCATCAGCCTGACTCCGGGCGTGAAATGGGAATACCTGCCCGGTTTTTTCATCGAACCCACTCTCGGTTTCGCGTACAGCCACATCCAATACAAATACGACTACAATACCCGCTTTATGCGGGAACTGGTGGCGCAATATCCCTCTCTGGACCGTGACCTTTTCAACACAACCGTTGATCTGTACTCCATCAGCCCCGGTCTCCGACACGAAATCGATTATCCGTTGGGGCCGGGGATTTTGGGTTTTGATCTTCAGTATGCCTATGTGTACGCCAAGCCCTGGCGCTCGAAAAGCAAGTATGCCGACTTTACCGTCCACAGCGGCTTTCTGGGAACCACTCTCGATTATGAGCTTCCCACCGGCCTGACCCTCTGGGACAAGGATTTGGCGATCAAGCCCTTTCTGACCCGGACGGATTTGTTCGCTGATTTCAGTGAAGGGATGGAGATGCACCACTTCTACGAATTCGGCCTGGGGTTCATTCTCAACGTGGGCGATTTCGGCAATCTGTTTTCCCGCATATCACTGGGCGGGTCGTACATCACCGGAGAAGGCATGCGCGGCTGGAAGTTTGGAATCAATTTTATCTGA
- the recA gene encoding recombinase RecA: protein MARKPAVEPQDARREALQTALTTIERKYGQGSVMRLSDDAHQAIEAIPSGSIGLDLALGIGGIPRGRVTEIYGPESSGKTTLALHMIAEAQKLGGVCAFIDAEHALDVTYARRLGVKTDELLISQPDYGEQALDIADMLVRSGGVDLIVIDSVAALIPQSELEGNMGETQVGSQARLMSHALRKLTATIHKSKTSVLFINQIRMKIGVVGYGSPETTPGGNALKFYASIRLDIRRIQTIKDKDESVGIKARVKVVKNKVAPPFREAVFDIMYGTGISREGEILELGVEHKIVDKSGSWFSFGSERLGQGYENVRAFLQENQDLRQSIEDQLLRHLGMTEEAGAPDSPAEQNAPEAP from the coding sequence ATGGCCCGCAAACCCGCTGTTGAGCCGCAAGACGCCCGCCGGGAGGCGTTGCAGACCGCGCTGACGACGATCGAACGCAAATACGGCCAGGGCTCGGTGATGCGCCTGTCCGACGACGCGCATCAGGCCATTGAGGCCATTCCCTCGGGCTCCATCGGCCTGGATCTGGCCTTGGGCATCGGCGGGATTCCACGCGGTCGGGTGACTGAAATTTACGGACCGGAGTCTTCGGGTAAAACCACTCTGGCCCTGCACATGATCGCCGAAGCCCAGAAGCTGGGCGGGGTGTGCGCGTTCATCGACGCGGAGCACGCCCTGGACGTGACCTATGCCCGTCGTTTGGGCGTCAAGACCGACGAACTGCTGATCTCCCAGCCGGACTACGGCGAACAGGCCCTGGACATCGCGGACATGCTGGTCCGCTCCGGCGGAGTGGATTTGATCGTCATCGACTCCGTGGCGGCGTTGATTCCTCAGTCCGAATTGGAAGGCAACATGGGCGAGACCCAGGTCGGCTCCCAGGCTCGGCTGATGTCCCACGCCCTGCGCAAGCTCACCGCGACCATCCACAAGTCCAAGACCTCGGTTCTGTTCATCAACCAGATCCGGATGAAGATCGGGGTGGTGGGCTACGGCAGTCCGGAAACCACTCCCGGCGGCAACGCCTTGAAGTTTTACGCCTCGATCCGCCTGGATATCCGCCGCATCCAGACCATCAAGGACAAGGACGAGTCCGTCGGCATCAAGGCCCGGGTCAAGGTGGTCAAGAACAAGGTGGCTCCTCCGTTTCGGGAGGCCGTGTTCGACATCATGTACGGTACTGGCATTTCCCGGGAAGGGGAGATTCTGGAATTGGGCGTGGAGCACAAGATCGTTGACAAGAGCGGGTCCTGGTTCTCCTTCGGCTCCGAGCGCCTGGGACAGGGCTACGAGAACGTCCGGGCCTTCCTGCAAGAAAATCAGGATTTGCGCCAATCCATTGAAGACCAGCTTTTGCGTCATCTGGGCATGACCGAGGAGGCCGGCGCGCCGGATTCGCCGGCGGAGCAGAACGCCCCGGAAGCCCCATAA